A stretch of the Vulcanisaeta souniana JCM 11219 genome encodes the following:
- a CDS encoding amidohydrolase family protein, protein MGYIDAHTHIVFRETITEELMNFAMREWGAPREAILMSVKDVAKALDETNIDYVCVMAFPARKLGTVKEDYAIRVIDAVKDYADRFAVIGGVEANELSIEETRYWLERQYEAGISAIKVHPPHMWLKPNAYRPEEGGLRQLELVYQFAEDHGLPVYIHTGTSAFSRARNKYGDPIFVDDVAVDFPRLTIIMSHVGRPNWVPTAFQLIRIRPNIIADLSSIPPRRVLEYLPRLTEIGDKAIYGSDYPGPGVHDIKANLREFLNIPIPREVMKKIVDDNPRKVLKPLSRNR, encoded by the coding sequence ATGGGTTATATCGATGCTCACACGCATATCGTATTTAGGGAGACAATAACCGAGGAACTGATGAATTTCGCGATGAGAGAATGGGGTGCGCCTCGTGAAGCAATTTTAATGAGTGTGAAGGACGTTGCCAAGGCTCTTGACGAGACAAACATTGACTATGTGTGTGTCATGGCATTCCCAGCGAGAAAGCTGGGTACTGTAAAGGAGGACTACGCAATAAGGGTGATTGATGCTGTTAAGGACTACGCGGATAGATTTGCCGTGATAGGTGGCGTGGAGGCTAATGAACTATCCATCGAGGAGACCAGGTACTGGCTTGAGAGACAGTACGAGGCCGGCATAAGTGCGATTAAGGTGCATCCACCGCACATGTGGCTCAAGCCAAACGCGTATAGGCCGGAGGAGGGTGGTTTAAGGCAGCTTGAGCTTGTTTATCAATTTGCAGAGGACCACGGACTACCGGTGTATATACACACTGGAACAAGCGCCTTCTCAAGGGCTAGGAATAAGTATGGTGACCCAATATTCGTGGATGACGTTGCGGTGGACTTCCCAAGGCTGACAATAATAATGTCCCACGTGGGCAGGCCCAACTGGGTACCCACGGCGTTCCAATTAATCAGGATAAGGCCGAACATAATTGCCGACCTCTCAAGCATACCACCGAGAAGGGTCCTGGAGTACCTGCCAAGGCTTACGGAGATAGGCGACAAGGCAATTTACGGCAGTGACTACCCAGGCCCTGGGGTTCACGACATAAAGGCAAACCTAAGGGAATTCCTAAACATACCAATACCGAGGGAGGTCATGAAGAAGATCGTGGACGACAACCCAAGGAAGGTCTTAAAGCCATTATCGAGAAATAGGTAA
- a CDS encoding class II aldolase/adducin family protein — protein MNEQSLRELIAEIFRLAYTRRLVDLLGGNASARLSGDEVLITPTSTPKVIIKPQNIVKIRLDGTVVSGGKPSSEWRMHVAIYRVRDDVRFVLHTHPPNILALTRAGLKIDMSLSEAISYVGEVIDVPFLRPGSNELAEAVSRALSRKNVTAVILRNHGLVTVGVTPYEAFNRAEVLEDLAYITLMSSCHGK, from the coding sequence ATGAATGAGCAATCATTGAGGGAGTTAATTGCTGAGATCTTTAGATTGGCATACACGAGGAGGTTAGTTGACCTACTTGGCGGCAATGCAAGTGCCAGGTTGAGCGGTGACGAGGTTTTGATAACGCCAACGTCAACGCCTAAGGTCATTATAAAGCCGCAGAACATTGTTAAGATTAGGCTTGATGGAACCGTGGTGTCTGGAGGAAAACCCAGTAGTGAGTGGAGGATGCACGTGGCTATTTACAGAGTTAGGGATGATGTAAGGTTCGTGCTTCACACGCACCCACCAAACATATTGGCACTAACGAGGGCTGGGCTGAAGATAGATATGTCACTTAGTGAGGCGATTTCATACGTTGGTGAGGTCATCGATGTGCCCTTCCTAAGGCCTGGAAGTAATGAATTGGCCGAGGCCGTGAGTAGGGCTTTATCGAGGAAGAACGTAACTGCAGTCATCCTTAGGAATCATGGATTGGTTACGGTGGGCGTAACGCCATACGAGGCATTCAATAGGGCGGAGGTACTTGAGGACCTTGCGTATATAACATTAATGTCGAGTTGCCACGGTAAGTAG
- a CDS encoding DUF120 domain-containing protein: protein MENTVSRASLGIDYKLLRRIPYLILLVKYGINDRDYTAINLTRLANDIGTTPQNVFKIINRLTDEGLIVKASVNGQLTIKFTQRASEALRFVIDTIRQYLDERLVIRLVGNVISGLGEGSFYMSLDGYVKQFIEKLGFKPYPGTLNIKLKPEYAKYKLYLDVLPGIYIEGFSNGVRTYGGVKCFKASIHGLPGAVLVIERTHHGFDTIEVISPYRLRDELSLKDGDEVEVLVNL from the coding sequence ATGGAAAATACTGTAAGCCGGGCATCACTGGGCATTGACTACAAGCTACTCCGCAGGATCCCATACCTAATTCTCTTGGTTAAGTACGGAATCAACGATAGGGACTACACAGCAATAAACCTAACGAGGCTTGCTAATGACATAGGGACGACACCTCAGAACGTATTCAAAATCATAAATAGGCTCACTGACGAAGGATTAATAGTTAAGGCGTCTGTTAATGGGCAATTAACCATTAAGTTTACACAGAGGGCTTCGGAGGCTCTTCGATTCGTTATAGACACGATTAGGCAATACCTTGATGAGAGACTGGTGATTAGGCTCGTGGGCAATGTCATCTCTGGGTTAGGTGAAGGTAGTTTCTACATGAGCCTTGATGGTTATGTTAAACAATTCATTGAAAAGCTTGGGTTTAAACCGTACCCAGGAACCCTAAATATCAAGTTGAAACCTGAATACGCTAAATACAAATTATACCTAGATGTACTGCCCGGAATATACATAGAGGGCTTCAGCAACGGCGTGAGAACTTACGGTGGTGTTAAGTGCTTCAAAGCCTCTATACACGGCCTGCCAGGCGCCGTGTTGGTAATCGAGAGGACACACCATGGCTTTGACACGATCGAGGTAATATCACCCTATAGATTAAGGGATGAATTGAGTCTCAAAGATGGCGATGAGGTTGAAGTCCTCGTTAACCTGTGA
- a CDS encoding winged helix-turn-helix transcriptional regulator yields MPRKQTVRIVERKKEILELLIKEGELPTNEIVKKTNLSHSQVFYALKLLQRDGLIREIKRGKVAYWKASDNAQEALKTLEQEIKEEFMEGEGPTEEA; encoded by the coding sequence ATGCCTCGCAAGCAGACCGTTAGGATCGTTGAGAGAAAGAAGGAGATCCTGGAGTTATTGATTAAGGAGGGTGAATTACCCACTAACGAGATCGTTAAGAAAACGAACCTAAGCCACAGCCAAGTCTTCTATGCGCTCAAGCTTCTACAAAGAGATGGATTGATCAGGGAGATCAAGAGAGGCAAGGTCGCTTATTGGAAGGCCTCTGATAACGCCCAAGAGGCACTGAAGACACTTGAGCAAGAGATTAAGGAGGAGTTCATGGAAGGAGAGGGACCTACGGAGGAAGCTTAG
- a CDS encoding hydroxymethylglutaryl-CoA synthase, with the protein MSKVGIVGWGVYIPRFRISTKEIARVWGDDPLRIKDLYWVEERSVGGPDEDAVTMAVEASRNALRRAGIDPRELGSVFVGTESKPYAVKPIASILIDALGMKKQSFAVDMEFACKAGSDAVVNATGLVKSGLIKYGLAVGVDHSHGEPGDHLDYTVSGGAAAYIIGSENVVAEIEYIYAYNSDTPDFWRRDGIPYAVHGESFTGEPAYFRHIVNAAKALMEATGFKPSDFDYVVFHQPNARFPIRAAQMLGIPLEKVKLGIVVDRIGNTYNGAVLIGLANILENAKPGSRILMVSFGSGAGSNAFSLVTTDLLPERASRARTVSYYLENKSYIDYALYLRFRNLIKVIQ; encoded by the coding sequence GTGAGCAAGGTAGGCATTGTAGGCTGGGGCGTCTACATACCAAGGTTCAGAATAAGCACAAAGGAGATCGCTAGGGTATGGGGCGATGATCCATTAAGGATCAAGGACTTATATTGGGTTGAGGAGAGGAGTGTTGGCGGGCCTGATGAGGATGCAGTAACAATGGCCGTGGAGGCTTCAAGGAATGCACTGAGGAGAGCAGGCATTGACCCTAGAGAATTGGGATCGGTATTCGTTGGTACAGAATCAAAGCCCTACGCAGTCAAGCCAATAGCATCAATATTAATTGATGCCCTAGGAATGAAGAAACAGTCCTTTGCCGTGGACATGGAGTTCGCGTGTAAGGCAGGTTCGGACGCCGTTGTTAATGCTACGGGACTCGTTAAGAGCGGACTCATCAAGTATGGTCTTGCCGTGGGCGTTGATCATAGCCACGGAGAGCCGGGGGACCACCTCGACTATACCGTGTCCGGTGGCGCCGCTGCCTACATAATTGGTTCTGAGAACGTCGTAGCCGAAATCGAATACATATATGCTTATAACTCCGATACACCGGACTTCTGGCGTAGGGACGGCATACCCTATGCGGTGCATGGTGAGTCATTCACAGGAGAACCAGCCTACTTTAGGCATATTGTGAATGCCGCGAAGGCGCTTATGGAGGCAACCGGGTTCAAGCCAAGTGATTTTGATTACGTGGTGTTTCACCAACCAAACGCCAGGTTTCCAATAAGGGCTGCCCAAATGCTCGGTATACCCCTCGAGAAGGTTAAGCTCGGTATAGTTGTTGACAGGATAGGCAATACATACAATGGTGCAGTACTGATAGGACTGGCCAACATACTGGAGAATGCAAAACCTGGTTCCAGGATACTCATGGTATCCTTCGGCAGCGGCGCAGGTTCCAATGCCTTCAGCCTAGTTACCACAGACCTACTGCCCGAGAGGGCCAGCAGGGCTAGAACAGTTAGTTATTACCTCGAGAATAAGTCGTACATAGATTACGCACTTTATCTGAGGTTTAGGAACCTAATTAAGGTGATACAATAA
- a CDS encoding CDC48 family AAA ATPase gives MGSNNNEVSLRVAEARTRDVGRLIVRIPQRYMRALGIEPGEYVEIVGNKRSAYAQVWPAYTDDEDKDYIRMDGVLRQNAGVSIGDVVKVKRASLRSAQRVTIAPVGEYIRVDPDYLKRAYLLGKPVWKGSIIEIPYYTGSIRFMVTSVTPGPAAYVGIDTEVQVREEPVREMELTMPRVTWEDIGDLEEAKRKIRELIELPLRHPEIFKHLGIEPPKGVLLIGPPGTGKTLLAKAVASEANAYFVSINGPEIMSKYYGESEAKLREIFEEAKKNAPAIIFIDEIDAIAPKREEVTGEVEKRVVAQLLTLMDGLQERGQVIVIGATNRPEAVDPALRRPGRFDREIYISMPDKNARKEILQVHTRSVPLCTEEDVKEKMCDPNSDIVSIDELAEMTHGYTGADLAALVKEAAMIRLREAIEKKEIDLEQSEIPSEQLARIRIRRRDFLEAMRYIQPTVLREVIVEVPEIHWNDIGGYDNVKQELKEMVEWPLKYPRYFEELGVDPPKGILLFGPPGTGKTLLAKAVATESNANFIAVRGPEILSKWFGESERAIREIFKKARMAAPCVIFFDEIDAIAPARGLRVDSGATDRIVNQLLAEMDGIAPLKNVVVIAATNRADIMDPALLRPGRFDRIVYVPPPDENARFEILKVHVRGLRLSDDIKDSDYKYLRDLARRTEGYTGADLAALVREAAMLALRETIRSNTDQVKPVGIEHFEEALKVVPPSLAKQDITRFEEMARNLRRALRGL, from the coding sequence ATGGGTTCTAATAATAATGAGGTAAGTCTCAGGGTTGCGGAGGCTAGGACGAGGGATGTTGGTAGACTCATTGTTAGGATACCACAACGCTACATGAGGGCGCTTGGTATTGAGCCTGGGGAGTACGTTGAGATAGTTGGTAATAAGCGTAGCGCCTATGCCCAGGTATGGCCTGCCTACACTGATGATGAGGATAAGGACTACATAAGGATGGACGGTGTATTAAGGCAGAATGCCGGTGTTAGTATAGGTGATGTTGTTAAGGTAAAGAGGGCAAGCCTAAGGTCTGCGCAGAGAGTCACCATTGCACCGGTGGGTGAGTACATCAGGGTCGACCCAGACTACCTAAAGAGGGCTTATCTGCTTGGTAAGCCCGTTTGGAAGGGCTCAATCATTGAGATACCGTATTACACGGGCTCCATTAGGTTCATGGTGACCAGCGTGACGCCAGGCCCAGCGGCATATGTCGGCATAGACACAGAGGTGCAGGTAAGAGAGGAACCTGTTAGGGAGATGGAATTAACAATGCCAAGGGTTACCTGGGAGGACATAGGTGACCTTGAGGAAGCCAAGAGAAAAATCAGGGAGTTAATTGAGTTACCGTTGAGGCATCCCGAAATATTCAAGCACCTTGGTATTGAGCCTCCTAAGGGTGTCTTGCTCATTGGTCCTCCGGGTACGGGTAAGACGCTTTTGGCGAAGGCCGTGGCTTCAGAGGCCAATGCCTACTTCGTATCAATCAATGGCCCAGAAATCATGAGTAAGTATTATGGTGAGTCTGAGGCTAAGTTGAGGGAGATTTTTGAGGAGGCTAAGAAGAATGCTCCTGCCATAATCTTTATTGATGAGATTGATGCCATTGCTCCGAAGAGGGAGGAGGTTACGGGCGAGGTGGAGAAGCGTGTCGTTGCTCAGCTTCTCACACTAATGGATGGTTTGCAGGAAAGAGGCCAAGTAATCGTAATAGGAGCAACCAATAGGCCGGAAGCCGTAGACCCAGCACTAAGAAGACCAGGAAGATTCGACAGAGAGATATACATAAGCATGCCTGATAAGAATGCCAGGAAGGAGATATTGCAGGTACACACGAGGAGTGTGCCTTTGTGTACTGAGGAAGATGTTAAGGAGAAAATGTGCGATCCTAATAGCGATATTGTGAGTATTGATGAGTTGGCGGAGATGACTCACGGTTACACTGGGGCTGACCTAGCGGCACTCGTTAAGGAGGCTGCGATGATAAGGCTTAGGGAGGCTATAGAGAAGAAGGAGATTGATCTTGAGCAGTCGGAAATACCGTCAGAGCAATTGGCAAGGATTAGGATTAGGAGGAGGGACTTCCTTGAGGCAATGAGGTACATACAACCAACAGTACTAAGGGAGGTCATTGTAGAGGTTCCCGAGATTCATTGGAATGATATTGGTGGTTATGACAATGTGAAGCAGGAGCTTAAGGAAATGGTTGAATGGCCGCTTAAGTACCCGAGGTACTTTGAGGAGCTCGGTGTTGATCCACCTAAGGGTATTTTGTTGTTTGGTCCTCCTGGTACTGGTAAGACTTTGTTGGCTAAGGCTGTGGCTACGGAGAGTAATGCGAATTTCATTGCGGTTAGGGGTCCGGAGATTTTGAGTAAGTGGTTTGGGGAGAGTGAGAGGGCCATTAGGGAAATATTCAAGAAAGCCAGAATGGCAGCACCATGCGTAATATTCTTCGACGAAATAGACGCAATAGCACCAGCAAGAGGTTTGAGAGTTGATAGTGGGGCCACTGATAGAATAGTCAATCAGTTATTGGCCGAGATGGATGGGATTGCACCCCTGAAGAATGTAGTCGTTATTGCAGCAACAAATAGGGCGGATATAATGGACCCGGCACTGCTTAGGCCCGGCAGGTTCGATAGAATTGTATATGTGCCACCGCCAGATGAGAATGCTAGGTTCGAAATACTTAAGGTACATGTCAGGGGTTTGAGGTTATCTGACGACATTAAGGACAGTGATTATAAGTATCTCAGGGATTTGGCGAGGAGGACTGAGGGCTATACAGGCGCCGATTTAGCGGCATTGGTTAGGGAGGCCGCAATGCTGGCACTTAGGGAAACAATCAGGAGTAATACTGATCAAGTGAAGCCTGTTGGGATTGAGCACTTCGAGGAGGCTCTGAAGGTTGTTCCACCGTCACTGGCTAAGCAGGATATCACTAGGTTTGAGGAGATGGCGAGGAATTTAAGGAGGGCATTAAGGGGTCTCTGA
- a CDS encoding N-acetyltransferase: MAYISPKAKVLSGSISNEVVVLGPSIINEGTIIEPFVVIGHPIRAKLMNMRNRTNLNELMSENSNGAVIGKECIIRSNVIIYEDVEVGNNVETGHNALIRERTKIGSGTRIGSGVIIDGETVIGSNVSVQSMVYIPRGTVIEDNVFLGPNVVITNDKYPPSKRLDGVRIRRNAVIGANSTLIAGIEIGENAVVAAGSVVTKDVPPGVVVAGVPARPIYLVDEFVRKRVTYEKSETP, encoded by the coding sequence ATGGCATACATATCACCAAAAGCCAAGGTACTTAGTGGAAGTATTAGTAATGAGGTAGTGGTGCTGGGGCCTTCAATAATTAATGAGGGCACAATAATAGAACCCTTCGTAGTCATAGGACACCCAATTAGGGCGAAGCTCATGAATATGAGGAATAGGACGAACCTCAATGAATTAATGAGTGAAAATAGTAATGGCGCCGTGATAGGTAAGGAGTGCATAATCAGGAGTAATGTTATTATCTATGAGGATGTGGAAGTCGGTAATAACGTAGAGACTGGCCATAATGCATTAATTAGAGAAAGAACAAAGATTGGTAGTGGTACTAGGATTGGTTCGGGCGTTATTATAGATGGAGAAACCGTGATTGGAAGCAACGTTAGTGTACAGAGCATGGTCTACATACCAAGGGGTACCGTAATAGAGGATAACGTATTCCTGGGTCCCAATGTGGTTATAACCAATGATAAATACCCACCAAGCAAGAGACTCGATGGGGTTAGGATAAGAAGGAACGCGGTTATAGGGGCTAATTCAACTCTAATAGCCGGTATTGAAATCGGCGAAAATGCCGTGGTAGCGGCAGGCTCCGTGGTAACTAAGGACGTACCACCAGGCGTGGTTGTTGCCGGCGTACCTGCAAGACCCATTTACTTAGTAGATGAATTTGTAAGGAAGAGAGTAACATATGAAAAGTCAGAGACCCCTTAA
- a CDS encoding methyl-accepting chemotaxis protein encodes MFRQPKEYAELYQRINDISNLLQNLQQSVQALLTNASQIQKSIQTISTGIEKSDKSIQDAIKVINSSTVDIANRVTQMNAIVNQFGDTSKKLMDSLFDALDKINSLLNKLQGLSGSMQQSLTSATTTLETINNNVKELNAKIEGGVDKASMLVSEVSKLSNLLAELNKVYNEVLSREKDLESKLLDVSRRESDVTVKEKSIEELRQRLESDRKALEEERAKLAEMSNVMASLVVLSNQLASRLNELDNKEKALNEREKALVEKETKLRDWEMELKAREQRLEMEAVRIDAENARLRELEKREQEIKERLEQLARREAELKELEKKLNERQEALNKLETELKDKEGKLSTLENLLKEREGALKNLDEEINKRRKEIMEKLEPLMTKLLEEEKRLTDWEKRLLDKERELMNYQRALIIRENTLVELREKLDREREELESKMKEVTRIESECQDIRRKYEQLLKEREELMKIIESKDKELNQLRALIKK; translated from the coding sequence GTGTTTAGACAGCCTAAGGAGTACGCAGAGCTTTATCAGAGGATTAACGACATAAGCAACTTACTCCAGAATCTTCAGCAGAGTGTTCAAGCATTACTAACGAATGCCAGCCAGATCCAGAAGAGCATTCAAACTATTTCAACTGGAATTGAGAAAAGTGATAAGAGTATTCAAGACGCCATCAAGGTCATTAACTCCTCGACAGTTGACATAGCCAATAGAGTCACCCAGATGAATGCAATAGTTAATCAATTTGGCGATACAAGCAAGAAATTAATGGACTCACTATTTGACGCTCTTGACAAAATAAATAGCTTGCTCAATAAGCTCCAGGGCCTGTCGGGTAGTATGCAGCAGAGTCTCACGAGTGCGACAACGACCCTTGAGACAATAAATAATAACGTTAAGGAACTTAATGCCAAGATCGAGGGGGGTGTTGATAAGGCGTCAATGCTTGTCTCCGAGGTCTCTAAGCTAAGTAACCTACTGGCTGAGTTGAATAAGGTGTATAATGAGGTCTTGAGTAGGGAAAAGGACCTGGAAAGCAAGCTGCTTGATGTAAGTAGGAGGGAAAGCGATGTTACCGTTAAGGAGAAAAGTATAGAGGAACTTAGGCAGAGACTGGAAAGCGATAGGAAGGCACTCGAGGAGGAGAGGGCTAAGTTAGCTGAGATGAGTAATGTAATGGCGTCCTTAGTAGTGCTATCGAATCAATTGGCCTCAAGACTGAATGAGCTTGATAATAAGGAGAAGGCATTGAATGAAAGGGAGAAGGCACTTGTCGAGAAAGAGACTAAGCTTAGGGATTGGGAGATGGAGTTGAAAGCACGTGAACAGAGGCTTGAGATGGAGGCTGTCAGGATAGATGCCGAGAACGCAAGGCTTAGGGAGTTGGAGAAGAGGGAGCAGGAGATCAAGGAGAGACTTGAGCAGTTGGCCAGGAGGGAGGCTGAGCTTAAGGAGCTTGAGAAGAAATTGAATGAAAGGCAAGAGGCACTGAATAAACTTGAGACCGAGCTTAAGGACAAAGAAGGCAAGTTAAGTACCCTAGAGAATCTACTTAAGGAGAGGGAGGGTGCGCTAAAGAACCTTGATGAGGAAATTAATAAGAGGAGGAAGGAGATCATGGAGAAACTTGAACCGCTAATGACGAAACTACTTGAAGAGGAGAAGAGGCTCACGGATTGGGAGAAGAGGCTCCTTGATAAAGAGAGGGAGTTAATGAATTACCAGAGGGCGTTGATAATTAGGGAGAATACACTGGTCGAATTAAGGGAGAAACTCGATAGAGAGAGGGAGGAGTTAGAGAGCAAGATGAAGGAGGTAACAAGGATCGAGAGTGAGTGTCAGGACATACGTAGGAAGTATGAGCAATTGCTCAAGGAGAGGGAGGAGTTAATGAAGATAATTGAGAGTAAGGATAAGGAGCTAAATCAACTAAGGGCTTTAATAAAGAAATAA
- a CDS encoding C4-dicarboxylate ABC transporter permease: MSRLLVVAITFAVFLYFLLLSSLAGTYLPSKGNFTLDLTVLVLALISFFVSFLSIKQSWYDVNTAYTDKELIVGRLKRIIAFFALGLNIVNIILVFAYVLIIVI; the protein is encoded by the coding sequence ATGTCTAGGTTGTTGGTGGTCGCAATAACGTTTGCAGTGTTCCTATACTTCCTCCTATTGTCTTCATTGGCAGGCACGTACCTGCCCAGTAAGGGCAACTTCACACTTGACCTGACCGTGCTTGTACTGGCCTTAATTAGCTTCTTTGTTTCATTCCTCTCCATAAAGCAGTCTTGGTATGACGTTAACACTGCATACACTGATAAGGAGCTGATTGTTGGAAGACTGAAGAGAATTATCGCATTCTTTGCATTGGGGCTAAATATTGTTAATATTATCCTCGTGTTTGCATACGTACTTATTATTGTTATTTAA
- the lysS gene encoding lysine--tRNA ligase, with protein sequence MSYTHWVDRIANQVLERCRNEGRDDCILNGGLSVSGLQHIGRLRGEIILNSVIAEKLRDAGLGVRQVLTLYTVDPWKGKDKQLEQFLNPEVGRKYIEWPLERVPDPKGCHKSWVEHYWRDFGDYLDYFAKNVEVITTGEMYREHPRMREFIVMTMRNRERLIEVINKYRGRNPYSRDWIPFEPICENCGRIGTAEVTKLDLDNYEVEYKCTYCGHLGRTKLTEGKLPWRIEWVGIWYTLQVDFEPYGKDHAMPGGSRDSAVEIAKVVYGVDPPLGTWYEWVGYVVNGKDVGDMGSSDFIGFTPREWVEIAEPEVLRYIYIFHEPTKRLTFSLDAVYQYTDIYDRAERLYYGVDEPSPKERDYLEIITRSYEYAQLRKPLPKEMPFQLPYLHAVALIQTLPQLLTNDELMERVIKRLRETKILSKDLDDLSRERIRNRLIKARNWVSKYAPETYRIKVLEELPASVKESLSNIQREKLRLLRQELEKIDVWSEENIKEAMKRVPREDKSAERAFFEATYLVFFGRSSGPRIAPYLAMLGKDFVLSRLSEALG encoded by the coding sequence ATGAGCTATACTCATTGGGTCGATAGGATAGCGAACCAAGTCCTCGAGAGATGCCGCAATGAAGGTAGGGATGATTGTATACTTAATGGTGGCCTAAGTGTCTCGGGGCTTCAGCATATTGGTAGGCTTAGGGGCGAGATAATACTAAATAGCGTCATAGCCGAGAAACTAAGGGACGCGGGCCTAGGGGTTAGGCAGGTCTTGACCCTTTACACGGTGGATCCCTGGAAGGGTAAGGATAAGCAGCTCGAGCAGTTCCTGAATCCCGAGGTTGGTAGGAAGTACATTGAGTGGCCTCTTGAGCGTGTTCCTGATCCCAAGGGTTGCCATAAGTCCTGGGTTGAGCATTATTGGAGGGACTTTGGTGATTACCTTGATTACTTCGCAAAGAATGTTGAGGTTATAACAACCGGTGAGATGTACAGGGAGCATCCTAGGATGAGGGAGTTCATAGTGATGACTATGAGGAATAGGGAGAGGTTGATTGAGGTCATTAATAAGTATAGGGGTAGGAACCCGTACTCAAGGGATTGGATTCCTTTCGAGCCTATCTGCGAGAATTGCGGTAGGATTGGTACCGCGGAGGTCACTAAGCTTGATCTTGATAATTATGAAGTTGAGTATAAATGCACGTACTGCGGTCATTTAGGTAGAACAAAGTTGACTGAGGGTAAACTCCCATGGAGGATTGAATGGGTGGGTATTTGGTACACATTGCAGGTTGACTTTGAGCCCTATGGTAAAGACCACGCAATGCCAGGTGGTTCCAGGGATTCCGCGGTGGAGATCGCCAAGGTGGTCTACGGTGTTGATCCACCACTAGGTACTTGGTATGAGTGGGTTGGCTATGTGGTTAATGGTAAGGACGTGGGCGACATGGGCAGTAGTGACTTTATAGGCTTCACGCCAAGGGAGTGGGTTGAGATCGCTGAACCTGAGGTCCTTAGGTACATATACATATTCCATGAACCCACTAAGAGACTGACCTTCAGCCTTGACGCTGTTTATCAATATACCGACATTTATGATAGGGCCGAGAGACTTTATTACGGTGTAGATGAACCAAGTCCCAAGGAGAGAGATTACCTGGAAATAATCACTAGATCATATGAATATGCACAACTGAGGAAACCGCTCCCTAAGGAAATGCCGTTTCAGTTGCCGTATCTACATGCCGTGGCTTTAATACAGACATTACCACAGTTACTCACCAATGATGAACTTATGGAGAGAGTTATTAAGAGACTGAGGGAAACAAAGATCTTAAGTAAGGACTTGGATGATTTATCCCGTGAGAGAATTAGGAATAGATTGATTAAGGCCCGTAATTGGGTAAGCAAGTATGCACCAGAGACCTATAGGATTAAGGTGCTTGAGGAATTACCTGCCTCGGTAAAGGAATCATTATCGAACATACAGAGAGAAAAATTGAGGCTATTACGCCAGGAACTTGAGAAGATTGATGTATGGAGTGAAGAAAACATTAAGGAGGCCATGAAGAGAGTACCCAGGGAAGATAAGAGTGCCGAGAGGGCATTTTTTGAGGCAACGTACTTAGTATTCTTTGGTAGATCGAGTGGCCCTAGGATCGCGCCGTACCTGGCAATGCTGGGTAAGGACTTTGTGCTGAGTAGGCTAAGTGAGGCATTGGGGTGA
- a CDS encoding MoaD/ThiS family protein — translation MRVRVKFFGDLYELIGTFKLELEVTNGLSIRDLIDLISHTFNPKFTEAVLDGDDKLKGEYVVLVNGKAIEWLNGLATKLNDDDEVVFLPPAEGG, via the coding sequence GTGAGGGTTAGGGTTAAGTTTTTCGGCGATCTTTATGAACTTATTGGCACATTTAAGCTAGAACTTGAAGTTACTAATGGTCTTTCTATACGTGATCTTATCGATTTGATCTCGCATACATTCAATCCCAAGTTCACCGAGGCTGTACTTGACGGTGATGACAAACTGAAGGGTGAGTATGTGGTGTTGGTTAATGGTAAGGCTATTGAGTGGCTTAATGGTTTGGCTACAAAGCTCAATGATGATGATGAGGTTGTGTTCCTACCACCTGCAGAGGGAGGTTAA